In a single window of the Nocardioides sp. L-11A genome:
- a CDS encoding RNA polymerase-binding protein RbpA yields the protein MAERTLRGARLGGQSFEDERGIEFAARQQVGYKCPHGHEFEITMSIEAEVPAVWECPRCGLEAESTAGIEREVKAEKPQRTHWDMLLERRSEKELEEILTERLELLRGGEIGPAHLHRANARKKKPAKA from the coding sequence ATGGCAGAGCGCACACTGCGCGGTGCCCGACTGGGGGGCCAGTCCTTCGAGGACGAGCGCGGGATCGAGTTCGCGGCCCGGCAGCAGGTCGGCTACAAGTGCCCGCACGGTCACGAGTTCGAGATCACCATGTCGATCGAGGCGGAGGTGCCGGCCGTCTGGGAGTGTCCGCGGTGCGGCCTCGAGGCCGAGTCGACCGCCGGCATCGAGCGCGAGGTGAAGGCCGAGAAGCCCCAGCGCACCCACTGGGACATGCTGCTCGAGCGGCGCTCCGAGAAGGAGCTCGAGGAGATCCTCACCGAGCGCCTCGAACTGCTCCGCGGCGGCGAGATCGGCCCGGCGCACCTGCACCGCGCCAACGCTCGCAAGAAGAAGCCCGCGAAGGCCTGA
- a CDS encoding polyprenol monophosphomannose synthase has protein sequence MVIPTYNEADNIAWIVDRVRTAQPQVDILVVDDGSPDGTGVVADGLARADQHVHVLHRTTKEGLGAAYLAGFAWALAEGYDVIGEMDADGSHQPEQLQRLLVGLLDADLVIGSRWVPGGSVVNWPWEREVLSRGGNLYVRLLLGIQVRDATAGFRLFRRSTLEKIRLDEVKSTGYVFQTDLVTRTLHAGLTVREVPIEFVERVRGESKMSGQVALESLRRITWWGLRERWGQMKHRRHVAPERRLQTR, from the coding sequence ATGGTCATCCCGACCTACAACGAGGCCGACAATATCGCCTGGATCGTCGACCGCGTCCGTACCGCGCAGCCCCAGGTCGACATCCTCGTGGTCGACGACGGCTCGCCCGACGGCACCGGCGTCGTCGCCGACGGCCTGGCCCGCGCCGACCAGCACGTCCACGTGCTCCACCGCACCACCAAGGAGGGCCTCGGCGCGGCCTACCTCGCGGGCTTCGCCTGGGCGCTGGCCGAGGGCTACGACGTCATCGGCGAGATGGACGCCGACGGCTCCCACCAGCCCGAGCAGCTCCAGCGGCTGCTCGTCGGCCTGCTGGACGCCGACCTGGTGATCGGCTCGCGCTGGGTCCCCGGCGGCTCGGTGGTCAACTGGCCCTGGGAGCGCGAGGTGCTCTCCCGGGGCGGCAATCTCTACGTCCGGCTGCTGCTCGGCATCCAGGTGCGCGACGCGACCGCCGGCTTCCGGCTGTTCCGCCGCTCCACACTCGAGAAGATCCGTCTCGACGAGGTGAAGTCCACCGGATACGTGTTCCAGACCGACCTGGTCACCCGCACGCTCCATGCCGGCCTGACGGTCCGTGAGGTGCCCATCGAGTTCGTCGAGCGGGTTCGCGGCGAGTCGAAGATGAGCGGCCAGGTCGCCCTGGAGTCGCTCCGGCGGATCACCTGGTGGGGCCTACGCGAGCGCTGGGGCCAGATGAAGCACCGGCGCCACGTCGCGCCCGAGCGGCGGCTGCAGACCCGATGA
- a CDS encoding 5'-3' exonuclease, with translation MTQRLLLLDTASLYFRAYFGSPEILAPDGTNVNAVRGLLGYLSQLVDQYRPTHLACCWDDDWRPQWRVDLIPTYKAHRVVEEVAGAPDVEEVPDPLELQVPVIRDVLAAFGIAVVGAPGYEADDVIGTLATGAGMPVDVVTGDRDLFQLVDDDAAVRVLYVGKGVGRHERVDETWVLEKYGVRADQYADFATLRGDASDGLPGVKGVGEKTAASMLQKYGDLAGIVAAVDDPGSDLGPGPRAKIREAAAYLAVAPTVVAVARDIDLPREHLVLPRTPADPDGLAALVERWSLSSPVERLTGVLASVDG, from the coding sequence ATGACTCAGCGCCTTCTACTCCTCGATACGGCCAGCCTCTACTTCCGGGCCTACTTCGGCTCCCCGGAGATCCTCGCGCCGGACGGCACCAACGTGAACGCCGTACGCGGTCTGCTCGGCTATCTCTCCCAGCTGGTCGACCAGTACCGGCCCACGCACCTGGCCTGCTGCTGGGACGACGACTGGCGTCCTCAGTGGCGGGTGGACCTGATCCCGACCTACAAGGCGCACCGCGTCGTCGAGGAGGTGGCCGGCGCACCCGACGTCGAGGAGGTCCCGGACCCGCTGGAGCTGCAGGTGCCGGTCATCCGCGACGTGCTCGCCGCCTTCGGCATCGCCGTCGTCGGCGCCCCCGGTTACGAGGCCGACGACGTGATCGGCACCCTGGCCACCGGCGCCGGCATGCCTGTCGACGTCGTGACCGGTGATCGCGACCTGTTCCAGCTCGTCGACGACGACGCCGCCGTGCGGGTGCTGTACGTCGGCAAGGGGGTCGGGCGTCACGAGCGGGTCGACGAGACCTGGGTGCTGGAGAAGTACGGCGTGCGCGCCGACCAGTACGCCGACTTCGCCACGCTGCGCGGCGACGCCTCCGACGGCCTCCCCGGCGTCAAGGGGGTCGGGGAGAAGACGGCGGCCAGCATGCTGCAGAAGTACGGCGACCTGGCCGGCATCGTCGCCGCCGTCGACGACCCCGGCAGCGACCTCGGCCCCGGGCCGCGGGCCAAGATCCGGGAGGCCGCGGCCTACCTCGCCGTCGCACCGACGGTCGTGGCCGTGGCGCGCGACATCGACCTGCCGCGCGAGCACCTCGTGCTCCCCCGCACCCCCGCCGACCCGGACGGCCTCGCGGCGCTGGTCGAGCGCTGGTCGCTGAGCTCGCCGGTGGAGCGGCTCACCGGGGTCCTGGCGTCAGTCGACGGGTAG
- a CDS encoding DEAD/DEAH box helicase translates to MSIHDGDHGSAGEQQSPAQRYAAYRKDRAHPVFRDFAAGFSFELDGFQVEGCKAVEDGDGVLVAAPTGAGKTVVGEFAVHLALETDRKCFYTTPIKALSNQKYADLAARYGHENVGLLTGDTTINGEAPVVVMTTEVLRNMLYARSRTLVGLGFVVMDEVHYLADRARGAVWEEVIIHLPESVSVISLSATVSNAEEFGEWLETVRGSTRTIVAERRPVPLFQHVMVGRRLLDLFASSDVDAAAGFVREGAPVNDELMKLARDDWAASRLKDRRTPKGARGRQGGPGSRNVGSGRRIWIPGRLDVVERLQRDNLLPAIDFIFSRAGCDAAVQQCLDANLRLNSPEERDEVIAYVEQALGTLPSADLHVLRYHDFLDAASRGVAAHHAGMLPAFKECVEELYLRGLVKIVFATETLALGINMPARTVVLEKLSKWNGETHADITPGEYTQLTGRAGRRGLDIEGHAVVLWQPGMNPRELAGLASTRTYPLRSSFRPSYNMAVNLVHSYGRHQARELLEQSFAQFQADRAVVGLARQQRKAEDALQGYAEAARCHLGDFMEYAALRRQVGELEKESSKARRQDRRGEALMSLERLTPGDVIIVPVGKFAGPAVVVDPGLSEHGHRPLVITAERQGRRLAMMDFPTPVEPVAHIRLPKRVDARNPHQRKDIAQQVREAVRALPLSVTRPRTERGPVDEATATEIQALRARIREHPCHGCADREDHARWAERHAKLQKDTDLLAQRIERRTNTVARTFDRVCEVLEALEYLSGGPDDTVTERGRGLMRIYSELDLVAAESLRRGLWDDLTPSQLGAVLSALVYESRRPEDGPPSVPGGAIATTIEAMTRLWSDLERLEREHRLDFLRRPDAGFAWTAWRWAEGQELDEVITRNDQTAGDFVRQMKQLIDFAGQIADAAAGTPVRDTARALVKLLRRGIVATG, encoded by the coding sequence ATGAGCATCCACGACGGCGACCACGGCAGCGCGGGGGAGCAGCAGTCGCCCGCGCAGCGCTACGCGGCCTACCGCAAGGACCGTGCCCACCCGGTCTTCCGTGACTTCGCCGCGGGCTTCTCCTTCGAGCTCGACGGCTTCCAGGTCGAAGGCTGCAAGGCGGTCGAGGACGGCGACGGCGTCCTCGTCGCGGCGCCCACCGGCGCCGGCAAGACGGTCGTGGGGGAGTTCGCGGTCCACCTCGCCCTGGAGACCGACCGGAAGTGCTTCTACACGACGCCGATCAAAGCGCTGTCGAACCAGAAGTACGCCGACCTGGCCGCCCGCTACGGCCACGAGAACGTCGGCCTCCTGACCGGCGACACGACGATCAACGGCGAGGCACCGGTGGTCGTGATGACCACCGAGGTGCTGCGCAACATGCTCTACGCGCGCTCCCGGACGCTGGTCGGCCTCGGGTTCGTGGTGATGGACGAGGTGCACTACCTCGCCGACCGGGCCCGCGGCGCGGTGTGGGAGGAGGTCATCATCCACCTGCCCGAATCGGTGTCGGTGATCTCCCTGTCGGCCACCGTCTCCAACGCCGAGGAGTTCGGCGAGTGGCTGGAGACGGTCCGCGGATCGACCCGCACGATCGTCGCCGAGCGGCGTCCGGTCCCGCTGTTCCAGCACGTGATGGTGGGCCGCCGACTGCTCGACCTGTTCGCGTCCTCCGATGTCGACGCCGCCGCGGGCTTCGTGCGCGAGGGGGCGCCGGTCAACGACGAGTTGATGAAGCTGGCCCGCGACGACTGGGCCGCCAGCCGGCTCAAGGACCGCCGCACCCCCAAGGGCGCGCGCGGACGCCAGGGCGGGCCGGGCAGCCGCAACGTCGGCAGCGGCCGCCGGATCTGGATCCCGGGGCGTCTCGATGTCGTCGAGCGGCTGCAGCGCGACAACCTGCTGCCGGCGATCGACTTCATCTTCAGCCGCGCCGGCTGCGACGCGGCCGTGCAGCAGTGCCTCGACGCCAACCTGCGGCTGAACTCGCCCGAGGAGCGCGACGAGGTCATCGCGTACGTCGAGCAGGCGCTCGGCACGCTGCCGTCGGCCGACCTGCACGTGCTGCGCTATCACGACTTCCTCGACGCCGCCTCCCGCGGCGTCGCCGCCCACCACGCCGGCATGCTGCCGGCGTTCAAGGAGTGCGTCGAGGAGCTCTACCTGCGCGGCCTGGTCAAGATCGTGTTCGCGACCGAGACCCTGGCCCTCGGCATCAACATGCCGGCCCGGACCGTGGTGCTGGAGAAGCTGAGCAAGTGGAACGGTGAGACGCACGCCGACATCACGCCGGGGGAGTACACCCAGCTCACCGGCCGGGCCGGGCGCCGCGGTCTCGACATCGAGGGCCACGCCGTCGTGCTCTGGCAGCCCGGGATGAACCCGCGCGAGCTCGCCGGGCTCGCCTCCACCCGCACCTACCCGCTGCGCAGCAGCTTCCGGCCGTCGTACAACATGGCGGTCAACCTGGTGCACTCCTACGGCCGCCACCAGGCCCGCGAGCTGCTGGAGCAGTCCTTCGCGCAGTTCCAGGCCGACCGGGCCGTCGTGGGCCTGGCCCGGCAGCAGCGCAAGGCCGAGGACGCACTCCAGGGCTACGCCGAGGCCGCCCGCTGCCATCTCGGCGACTTCATGGAGTACGCCGCCCTGCGCCGGCAGGTCGGCGAGCTCGAGAAGGAGTCGAGCAAGGCCCGCCGCCAGGACCGCCGCGGCGAGGCCCTCATGTCGTTGGAGCGACTCACGCCGGGCGACGTGATCATCGTGCCCGTCGGGAAGTTCGCCGGTCCCGCGGTCGTCGTCGACCCCGGCCTGTCCGAGCACGGCCACCGTCCCCTGGTCATCACCGCTGAGCGTCAGGGACGCCGCCTGGCCATGATGGACTTCCCGACCCCGGTCGAGCCGGTCGCCCACATCCGGCTCCCGAAACGGGTCGACGCCCGCAACCCCCACCAGCGCAAGGACATCGCCCAGCAGGTCCGCGAGGCCGTCCGAGCGCTGCCGTTGTCGGTCACCCGGCCCCGCACGGAGCGGGGACCGGTCGACGAGGCCACCGCGACCGAGATCCAGGCACTGCGTGCCCGCATCCGCGAGCACCCCTGCCACGGCTGCGCCGACCGTGAGGACCACGCCCGCTGGGCCGAACGGCACGCCAAGCTGCAGAAGGACACCGACCTGCTCGCCCAGCGCATCGAGCGGCGCACCAACACCGTGGCCCGTACGTTCGACCGGGTCTGCGAGGTGCTGGAGGCGCTCGAGTACCTCAGCGGGGGCCCCGACGACACGGTCACCGAGCGCGGTCGCGGCCTGATGCGGATCTATTCCGAGCTCGACCTCGTCGCCGCCGAGTCGCTGCGCCGGGGCCTGTGGGACGACCTGACGCCGTCGCAGCTCGGTGCCGTGCTCTCCGCGCTGGTCTACGAGTCGCGGCGCCCCGAGGACGGCCCCCCGAGCGTCCCCGGCGGAGCGATCGCCACGACCATCGAGGCGATGACGCGGCTGTGGAGCGACCTCGAGCGGCTGGAGCGTGAGCACCGTCTCGACTTCCTCCGGCGGCCCGACGCCGGCTTCGCGTGGACCGCGTGGCGCTGGGCGGAGGGTCAGGAGCTCGACGAGGTGATCACTCGCAACGACCAGACAGCCGGCGACTTCGTGCGCCAGATGAAGCAGCTCATCGACTTCGCCGGCCAGATCGCCGACGCCGCCGCCGGTACGCCGGTACGCGACACCGCGCGGGCGCTGGTCAAGCTGCTGCGGCGCGGGATCGTGGCGACCGGGTGA
- a CDS encoding NUDIX domain-containing protein — translation MSLVVAAAVVLRGRRLLVVSKHAAPDVFYLPGGKLEPGESPEEAMRREVREELGVTVRDAAHFLDVRAPAAIERVPMRLTVFRVAIEGEPAINAELAALDWVADATAPGLGPAIRDHVIPALVAARLLDAAALPVD, via the coding sequence ATGAGCCTCGTCGTCGCGGCCGCCGTCGTCCTGCGCGGGCGGCGCCTGCTGGTGGTGAGCAAGCACGCCGCCCCCGACGTCTTCTACCTGCCCGGTGGCAAGCTCGAGCCGGGGGAGTCGCCGGAGGAGGCGATGCGTCGGGAGGTCCGCGAGGAGCTCGGCGTGACGGTGCGCGACGCCGCCCATTTCCTCGACGTCCGGGCGCCGGCCGCCATCGAGCGGGTCCCGATGCGGCTGACGGTCTTCCGGGTCGCGATCGAGGGCGAGCCCGCGATCAACGCCGAGCTCGCGGCCCTCGACTGGGTCGCCGATGCGACCGCACCCGGCCTGGGGCCGGCCATCCGGGACCACGTGATCCCGGCCCTCGTCGCTGCCCGCCTGCTGGACGCGGCGGCGCTACCCGTCGACTGA
- a CDS encoding MFS transporter, translating into MSGTTGIADLGPLNRAREQRAWYFTDWAASAFQTTVAGVLFAPYLISVAENAVGEHGRIHVLGLAIAPGSLPSYVITISTLLSALIFPVVGALADRTARKPDLLVGLSWVGATAAGLLFFMNGENWLFGSIAFMVANLAAGAAIVVSDSVLPLISTEAERDRTSSVGWAYGYAGGGLLLAVNFAVVTFHEAIGLDKEMAVRLSLLSAAVWWAAFMIIPWRGIKRHQPAAVEEVAGGLISRSFGQLAATLKDLRNYPVALTFLVAYLFFNDGIQTVIASASTFGIEELDFEEGTVLGTYLLVQFVAMFGAVGFGRLAARFGAKKVILGGIVGWMGIVTVALVVPRGQLVPFLVLGVAIGVVLGGTQALARSYFSLFIPRGKEAEYFSLYHAMDRGTSWFGTLTFGVVYQLTDSYRPAIFALIAFFVLGGLLLLRVDTERGIRDAGNARPAVI; encoded by the coding sequence ATGAGCGGGACGACGGGGATCGCGGACCTGGGGCCGCTGAACCGGGCGCGGGAGCAGCGGGCCTGGTACTTCACCGACTGGGCCGCCTCGGCCTTCCAGACCACCGTGGCCGGCGTCCTGTTCGCGCCCTATCTCATCTCGGTCGCCGAGAACGCCGTCGGCGAGCACGGCCGGATCCATGTGCTCGGCCTCGCCATCGCGCCCGGCTCGCTGCCGTCGTACGTCATCACGATCTCGACCCTGCTGAGCGCCCTGATCTTCCCGGTCGTCGGTGCTCTCGCCGACCGCACCGCACGCAAGCCGGACCTACTGGTCGGCTTGTCGTGGGTGGGCGCGACCGCGGCCGGCCTGCTGTTCTTCATGAACGGCGAGAACTGGCTGTTCGGCAGCATCGCGTTCATGGTCGCCAATCTCGCGGCCGGAGCGGCGATCGTGGTCAGCGACTCGGTGCTGCCGCTGATCTCGACGGAGGCCGAGCGCGACCGCACCTCGTCGGTCGGCTGGGCCTACGGGTACGCCGGTGGCGGACTGCTGCTCGCCGTGAACTTCGCCGTCGTCACCTTCCACGAGGCGATCGGGCTCGACAAGGAGATGGCGGTCCGCCTCTCCCTGCTCTCCGCGGCGGTGTGGTGGGCGGCGTTCATGATCATCCCGTGGCGCGGCATCAAGCGGCACCAGCCGGCCGCCGTCGAGGAGGTCGCGGGCGGCCTGATCAGCCGCTCGTTCGGGCAGCTGGCGGCCACGCTGAAGGATCTGCGCAACTACCCGGTCGCGCTCACCTTCCTGGTCGCCTACCTCTTCTTCAACGACGGCATCCAGACCGTCATCGCGTCCGCGTCGACCTTCGGCATCGAGGAGTTGGACTTCGAGGAGGGCACGGTGCTCGGCACCTACCTGCTCGTGCAGTTCGTCGCGATGTTCGGGGCGGTCGGCTTCGGCCGCCTGGCCGCGCGCTTCGGTGCCAAGAAGGTCATCCTCGGCGGGATCGTGGGCTGGATGGGCATCGTCACCGTCGCGCTGGTCGTCCCCCGGGGGCAGCTGGTGCCCTTCCTCGTCCTCGGGGTCGCGATCGGCGTCGTGCTGGGCGGCACCCAGGCGCTCGCCCGGTCGTACTTCTCGCTGTTCATCCCCCGTGGCAAGGAGGCGGAGTACTTCAGCCTCTACCACGCCATGGACCGCGGCACCTCGTGGTTCGGCACGCTCACCTTCGGCGTCGTCTACCAGCTCACCGACTCCTACCGGCCGGCGATCTTCGCGCTGATCGCGTTCTTCGTCCTCGGCGGCCTGCTGCTCCTGCGGGTCGACACCGAGCGCGGCATCCGCGACGCCGGCAACGCCCGTCCCGCGGTGATCTGA
- a CDS encoding FxsA family protein, with protein sequence MSRRRSRRAAVVLFLVFVVMPVLEIVVLIQVGQVIGPWWTILLLVLDSIVGAWLIKREGRRAWLALRERVETGRLPARELADGVLVVLGGAFLLSPGFVTDVLGILLILPVTRPLFRGLLMAYAGRQVSRRTAATAPGNGPRPGPTVVRGEVIDDGD encoded by the coding sequence ATGAGTCGGCGGAGGTCGCGCCGCGCCGCGGTGGTGCTGTTCCTCGTCTTCGTCGTGATGCCGGTCCTCGAGATCGTCGTCCTCATCCAGGTCGGCCAGGTGATCGGCCCCTGGTGGACGATCCTGCTCCTCGTCCTCGACAGCATCGTCGGCGCCTGGCTGATCAAGCGGGAGGGACGGCGGGCCTGGCTCGCGCTGCGTGAGCGGGTCGAGACCGGCCGTCTCCCGGCCCGTGAGCTCGCCGACGGCGTCCTGGTGGTGCTCGGCGGCGCGTTCCTGCTCAGCCCGGGCTTCGTGACCGACGTGCTCGGCATCCTGCTCATCCTGCCCGTCACCCGTCCGCTCTTCCGCGGCCTGCTGATGGCCTACGCCGGGCGACAGGTGAGCCGCCGTACGGCGGCGACGGCGCCCGGAAATGGCCCTCGCCCCGGACCGACGGTGGTCCGGGGCGAGGTCATCGACGACGGGGACTGA
- the lnt gene encoding apolipoprotein N-acyltransferase yields the protein MVQRLLLAVIGGALLTASFEPLALPWLLPFGVACYALATRELAVRRAGLVGLVFGVVFYFSHISWMRGSIGSDAWLALSSIEALFYGLLGLAVPLLRRLPAWPLWLAAAWTTMETVRSGWPFSGMPWGRLSFAAIDTPVAPAVAYVGMTGLSFLLALAGFCLARLAEAALAGERRRAWAAVLVGVLAVLVTPAVVPYDVPETGSTTVAVVQGDVPGPGNDILWDHEGVTRNHVDATVRLAADVAAGRVPRPDFVLWPENSTAVDPFEPGRVNTGIREAVAAVQAPVVVGGIVGDGPEHVLNQGIVWDPVSGPGDRYTKHHPVPYGEYIPMRDLWDPKFGKLALITRDMKSGTRTEPLRVAGVRVGDAICFDVAYDDVMPPQVRDGAELLVVQTSNASFIFTHQIEQQFAITRLRAIEAGRWLAVASTNGQTGVIAPDGTVVASVTPRTTDVLVERVGLSTALTPAMWLGPWPARLFILLTLAALVSGAVAYRRRQEFDGPAQEDPAVEPPAPSPTPSEAPVV from the coding sequence GTGGTGCAGCGTCTTCTCCTCGCGGTCATCGGCGGCGCGCTGCTCACCGCCTCGTTCGAGCCACTCGCCCTGCCGTGGCTGCTGCCGTTCGGCGTCGCCTGCTACGCCCTCGCCACGCGCGAGCTCGCCGTACGCCGGGCGGGGCTGGTCGGCCTCGTCTTCGGGGTCGTCTTCTACTTCAGCCACATCTCCTGGATGCGCGGCTCGATCGGGTCCGACGCCTGGCTGGCCCTGTCCAGCATCGAGGCGCTGTTCTACGGCCTGCTCGGCCTCGCCGTGCCGCTGCTGCGGCGCCTGCCCGCCTGGCCGCTGTGGCTGGCGGCGGCCTGGACCACCATGGAGACGGTGCGCAGCGGCTGGCCGTTCAGCGGGATGCCCTGGGGGAGGCTCTCGTTCGCCGCGATCGACACCCCGGTGGCCCCGGCGGTCGCCTACGTCGGCATGACCGGACTGTCGTTCCTGCTGGCGCTCGCCGGGTTCTGCCTGGCCCGCCTGGCCGAGGCGGCGCTGGCCGGCGAGCGGCGCCGGGCCTGGGCTGCGGTCCTGGTCGGGGTGCTGGCCGTCCTGGTCACTCCTGCCGTCGTGCCGTACGACGTCCCCGAGACGGGCAGCACGACCGTCGCCGTCGTCCAGGGCGACGTACCGGGACCGGGCAACGACATCCTGTGGGACCACGAGGGCGTGACCCGCAACCACGTGGACGCGACGGTGCGGCTGGCCGCCGACGTCGCCGCGGGGCGGGTGCCGCGGCCCGACTTCGTGCTGTGGCCGGAGAACTCCACCGCCGTGGACCCGTTCGAGCCCGGCCGGGTCAACACCGGCATCCGGGAGGCGGTCGCGGCCGTCCAGGCTCCGGTGGTGGTCGGCGGGATCGTGGGCGACGGGCCCGAGCACGTCCTCAACCAGGGCATCGTCTGGGACCCGGTCAGCGGGCCGGGGGACCGCTACACCAAGCACCACCCGGTGCCCTACGGCGAGTACATCCCGATGCGCGACCTGTGGGATCCCAAGTTCGGCAAGCTGGCGCTGATCACCCGGGACATGAAGAGCGGCACCCGGACCGAGCCGCTGCGCGTCGCCGGCGTCCGGGTGGGCGACGCCATCTGCTTCGACGTCGCCTACGACGACGTGATGCCGCCGCAGGTCCGTGACGGCGCCGAGCTGCTCGTGGTCCAGACCAGCAACGCCAGCTTCATCTTCACCCACCAGATCGAGCAGCAGTTCGCCATCACCCGGCTCCGGGCGATCGAGGCCGGTCGGTGGCTCGCCGTGGCCTCCACGAACGGCCAGACGGGCGTCATCGCACCCGACGGCACCGTGGTGGCCTCCGTGACGCCCCGGACGACCGACGTGCTCGTCGAGCGGGTCGGGCTCAGCACCGCGCTCACGCCGGCCATGTGGCTGGGCCCCTGGCCCGCCCGGTTGTTCATCCTCCTGACGCTCGCTGCTCTCGTGTCAGGTGCCGTCGCGTACCGTCGAAGGCAAGAGTTCGATGGCCCTGCGCAGGAGGATCCCGCCGTGGAGCCGCCTGCGCCGTCCCCGACCCCGAGTGAGGCACCCGTTGTCTGA
- a CDS encoding Lrp/AsnC family transcriptional regulator, with product MSQSSNPAVESIDRQILELLAKDGRMSYTDLGRATGLSTSAVHQRVKRLEQRGLILGYGATVNYAEIGVPLTAFIAIRPIDPSQPDDCPDRLVGIPEIESCWSVAGEESYLLKVRTETPAELELLLGRIRSAANVSTRTTIVLSTYYENRPVGH from the coding sequence GTGAGTCAGAGCAGCAATCCAGCGGTCGAGTCCATCGACCGGCAGATCCTGGAGCTCCTGGCCAAGGACGGACGGATGTCCTACACGGACCTCGGGCGCGCGACGGGACTGTCCACCTCGGCCGTGCACCAGCGCGTCAAGCGCCTGGAGCAGCGCGGCCTCATCCTCGGCTACGGCGCCACCGTCAACTACGCCGAGATCGGCGTACCGCTGACGGCCTTCATCGCGATCCGCCCGATCGACCCCTCCCAGCCCGACGACTGCCCGGACCGGCTCGTCGGCATCCCGGAGATCGAGTCGTGCTGGTCGGTCGCCGGGGAGGAGTCCTACCTCCTCAAGGTCCGCACGGAGACGCCCGCCGAGCTCGAGCTGCTGCTCGGCCGGATCCGGTCGGCGGCGAACGTGTCGACCCGGACCACGATCGTGCTCTCGACGTACTACGAGAACCGGCCCGTCGGGCACTGA
- a CDS encoding diacylglycerol kinase has translation MPRAIVLTNPTSGKGRGARMRDDALPRFHDAGWRTTALTGRDAGEALDLARLAVAEEPDVLVLCGGDGMVNIGLQAAAGTEVPVGILPAGTGNDFARYFDLPLGHGAAAATRILQASPRTIDLARIGGRYFGGVLAAGFDAIVNERANRMRWPRGQMRYNLATLAELRVFEPLPYVLELDGVERRLEAMLVAVGNGPSFGGGLRITHGAQLDDGLLDVVLIKPVSRVELVRTFPKLFDGRHVSHPQYERHRVRRVTIASPGIVGYADGERFGPLPLTVEVVPGAVRVMA, from the coding sequence ATGCCCCGCGCGATCGTCCTGACGAACCCCACCTCGGGGAAGGGGCGCGGCGCCCGGATGCGCGACGACGCGCTGCCCCGCTTCCACGACGCCGGCTGGCGGACCACGGCGCTGACCGGCCGCGACGCCGGCGAGGCGCTCGACCTGGCGCGGCTGGCGGTCGCCGAGGAGCCCGACGTGCTGGTCCTGTGCGGCGGCGACGGCATGGTCAACATCGGCCTGCAGGCGGCCGCAGGCACCGAGGTGCCGGTCGGGATCCTGCCGGCCGGCACGGGCAACGACTTCGCCCGGTACTTCGACCTGCCGCTGGGGCACGGCGCGGCGGCGGCGACCCGCATCCTGCAGGCCTCGCCGCGCACCATCGACCTGGCCCGCATCGGGGGGCGCTACTTCGGCGGCGTCCTGGCCGCCGGCTTCGACGCCATCGTCAACGAGCGGGCCAACCGGATGCGCTGGCCGCGTGGTCAGATGCGCTACAACCTGGCCACGCTCGCCGAGCTCCGGGTCTTCGAGCCGCTGCCCTACGTCCTCGAGCTCGACGGCGTCGAGCGCCGCCTCGAGGCGATGCTGGTGGCCGTCGGCAACGGGCCCTCCTTCGGCGGCGGTCTGCGGATCACCCACGGCGCGCAGCTCGACGACGGCCTCCTCGACGTGGTCCTCATCAAGCCGGTCAGCCGGGTCGAGCTGGTCCGGACCTTCCCCAAGCTCTTCGACGGGAGACACGTGAGCCATCCCCAGTACGAGCGGCACCGGGTCCGTCGGGTGACCATCGCCAGCCCCGGCATCGTCGGGTACGCCGACGGCGAGCGCTTCGGACCGCTCCCGCTCACCGTCGAGGTGGTCCCGGGCGCGGTACGGGTGATGGCATGA